The DNA window TAATGCCGTTTGCAAAGTCTGTTCGAGTAGAGCCGATTTTGGGTGGGTTAAAAATATGGTTAACCGCCAAACCGGTAGATGGTGAAGCAAACAAGCAGCTAATCGAAGTTTTGGCGGATTATTTGCAGGTGCCAAAATCGGCCATTCAAATTAAATCCGGAGAAAATGGCCGAACAAAGTTGATCATCGTCACAAAATAATACGCCTCTATCCTAATCGATCTGATTTTGCTAGAATTAGACCAGATTAAGGAAATATTATGTTTAAATCGGTTGATCCCAAAGTTAGTTTTCCGTCTCTTGAGGAAGAGATTCTAAAATATTGGGATACGGAAAAGATTTTTGAAAAGGTTCAGGCAAAAAACAAAGACGGTAAACCGTACGTCTTTTTTGAAGGTCCGCCAACTGCCAATGCCAAACCGGGTATCCATCACGTTGAATCACGGGTGTTTAAGGATTTGTTCCCGCGTTATAAATCGATGCAGGGGAGATTTGTTGACAGGAAAGCCGGTTGGGATACTCAAGGGTTGCCGGTTGAGTTGCAGGTGGAAAAAAAGCTTGGGCTAAAAAATAAAAAAGAAATTGAAGCGTTTGGTATCGCCAAATTTAATGCCGAATGTCAAAAAGACGTTTGGACCTTTATGCAGGATTGGGAAAAACTAACCAAACGAATTGGCTTTTGGCTCGATCTTAATCACCCTTACATTACTTACACTAACGAGTATATTGAATCGGTTTGGGCGGTCATAAAAGCGGCGTCAGAGCAAACCGACGGGCTTGGCCAGCCGTTATTGTATCAAGGATACAAGGTGGTGCCGTATTGTACTCGTTGTGGAACAGCGTTATCTAGTCACGAAGTGGCGCAGGGCTACAAACTGGTGAACGAAAACTCAGTATTTATTAAATTTAAGCTTACTGAAAAATTACAAGGCAAAGCAGCCTTTGTGATAGGCTGGACCACCACTCCATGGACGTTGCCCGGGAACGTTGCCTTAGCGGTCGGTCAAGATATCGACTACGCAGTAATTGACGTGGCTAATGACGAGCGTTATGTAATTGGCACAGACGTGTGGGGTGATGTCCAAAAACGCGCAGCGATGGGTATTGATGGCGCAAAATTGGTTTCTACTATAAAAGGAAAAGAACTGGTTGGGCTATCTTATCAACCGTTGTTTTCAGGTGCGGTTAAATCAAATCAAAACGCATTCAAAATATATTCAGCCGATTTTGTGAACACCTCAGAAGGTACCGGCATCGTACACACCGCAGTAATGTACGGAGAAGATGACTATAATTTAGGGGTTCAAGAAAAGTTACCTACCGAGCACACGGTTGGGGAAGATGGGCGATTTTTATCACATTTAGGCGAACTTTCGGGTATGTACGTTAAATCTCACGACACCGAAAATATAATCTTAGATCATCTTAAGCGCAATGATAATTTGATGGCAGAAATGCCGTATTCGCACGATTACCCGTTTTGTTGGCGTTGCGACACGGCGTTGCTCTACTACGCCAGGAGTAGCTGGTTTATTCGGATGTCTGCGCTAAAAGATAAGTTGGTCAAAAACGGCGAAACCATCAATTGGGAACCAAAAACAATCAAAACCGGCCGAATGTTGGAATGGTTGGAAAACATCAAAGACTGGGCCATCTCTAGAGAGCGATATTGGGGCACACCTTTACCGATCTGGATTTGTCCGGAAAATCATCTTACTGTTATTGGTTCACTAAAAGAACTGTCTGATTTCGGAGGCAAGGCGCCTGACGATTTACATCGCCCGGAAATTGATTCCGTAAAATTCGCCTGCCCAACTTGCGGACAATTGGCGACACGAGTGCTTGAAGTGGCAGATGTGTGGTTAGATTCCGGGTCAATGCCGTTTGCTCAATGGGGCTATCCTCATTTGCCAGGCAGCCAAGAATTGGTGAAAAACCATTTTCCAGCTGATTACATTTCTGAGGCAATTGACCAGACCAGAGGTTGGTTTTATACACTTTTGGCCGTATCCACGCTGCTTGGCTTTGAGGCGCCATATAAAAATGTAATTTGCTTGGGGCATTTACTAGATGAACATGGCAAAAAGATGAGTAAATCTAAGGGTAATATTGTAGATCCAATGTTATTGCTAGATAAATATGGGGCAGATGCCATTAGATTATATTTCTATTCGGTTAACCCCCCGGGAGAGCCAAAACTGTTCGCGGAAAAAGATTTACAAACGGTACAACGGCGTACGTTAATGATACTGTGGAATATTTATAGCTATTTTGTGACATACGCCAATGAGTCAAAATGGGCTAAAAAAAATACCACCAAACCAAGCGACAACGTTTTGGATATTTGGATTAAATCTCGATTGAATCAGTTAGTTTTGGTAGTGACAAAGTCGTTAGACAAATATGATGTATTAACCGCATCACGCGAGATCATCGATTTTGTAGATGATTTATCAACGTGGTATTTGCGACGCAGCCGAAACAGAACTAATGAACTAAACTCCGAAACAGATAAAAATCATTTCTTTGATACAATGTTTGATGTATTGGTTACATTATCTAAAGTGATTGCACCGTTTACACCGTTTATTGCCGAAAAAATTCATACCGATTTGATAGGCGAGTCAGTCCATTTGCAACAATGGCCAAATTCAGAAACTGTGGACGAAAAAATCATACAAAGTATGAAAACAGTGCGGCAGATAGTTTCGGTTGGTTTGGAAGCGCGCATGGCCGCCGGTGTTAAAGTACGCCAGAAATTAGGCAAGGCTTATGTGCAATTAAAATCTGACGTATTGGTAGATTCAGATTTTACCAGTTTGATAACCGATGAGTTAAATATCGATAACATTGAATTTGTTACGACTGCTGTGTCTGATAAAAATTTGATTCAGTCTGGTTCCAATGCTATCAAATTGTGGCTTGATGCCACTATTACTTTGGAGCTGGAAAAAGACGGGATGATTCGCGAATTGGTGCGCAGTATTCAAGATTGGCGAAAAACTAACGCATTAACCGTTTCGGATACAATAAATGTGTTGTGGAATAGCAGCGACGAAATCATACAAAGTATGATGTCTGACCATCAGTATTTGGATATGGTGCAAAAGAGTACCAGATCTACTGTGAAGCATCAACCAAATTTGGGTGATCAATTTATCCAAGTAGATTTGAACGGTCGTAAGATAGACTTACAGTTTAAAAAGTAGACACAAAAATAATGTTTTCAAAACTGAAATCGGTAGATTTACTATTATTTTTATTTCCGATAATGCTTTGGATTATCGGGTGTGTGGTGCTGTGGTCGCTTACTTTTGCTAGCACCGATATTGGTACTCACAATTTAGCCATTAAACAAGTTGAATTTGGAGTTATTGGCATAATATCGATGATAATTTTGTCATTGGTAGATTACCGGTCGCTTCGGTCTAATGTGATAATAATTTGTGTAGTCACAGTTGCTTTGCTGATTGCGGTGGAATTAGTTGGGAAGACTAGTCTGGGTGCTACCAGATGGCTAGATCTTAAATTTTTTCAACTGCAACCGTCTGAATTAGCCAAAATGGCTTTAATTATCACATTATCCGCCTTTTTATCTCCAAGATTAGACAATCCAAATTTTAAAACTTTATTTGCTGCATTGTTTATTTTGATCGTGCCACTTGGCCTTGTGATCACTCAGCCAGATTTGGGCACGGCGATGATATTGGTAGCAATCTTTTTAGGCCTAATATTTATGCTTAAATTGCGCCGTGCCCACTACGCGGTGATATTGATATCAATTTTATTGGTCCTGACCGCTTCGGTGCTAGCGTTTTATCGCGTTGCTCCATTTTCAAATTTACTTCATGATTATCAACGTAATCGAGTAGAAACGTTTCTTAACCCCGAAAGTGATCCGCTAGGGAAGGGATACAACGTGCGACAGGCGGTTATTGCAATCGGAAATGGCGGATTGTGGGGCAAAGGCCTTGGCCAAGAGGTTGGCCACCTTTCCCAATTAAACTTTTTGCCAAAGGCCTACACAGATTTTATTTTTGCTGCTACTGCAGAATCGGTTGGTTTTGTTGGTGCGGCGTTGGTGCTGTTTGTTTACGCCGGGATCTTTTGGCGAATAATTATTGCTGCGGTTACCGCAAAAGACAACTTTGCCAACTTAATTTGCTTTGGTTTCTCACTAATGTTGTTATTTTCGGTGTTGGTTAACGTGGGGATGAATTTAGGGATAATGCCAGTAACCGGAATTCCACTGCCGTTTATTAGCGCCGGCGGCACGGCGTTAATAGTAAACTTTATGCTGCTGGGAATAATCCAGAGTATTATTATCCGCCGAAAAGCCATTAAATTTGACTAATCCGGCGGTCTCGGAGAGGAGATAGACGTAGCTAACTGTCATTTCGACCCAATGAGAATGTCAATTCGAATATGTTGGAGAAATCTTCAGAAAGAACCCCTTCCAGTTTTTCTTTGAGATCTCTCCACCCCGCTAAGCGGGGTATCGGAACGCTCAGCGTCCCACCCTCGAGACAATGCTCGAGGCTCTGCCCGTAGGCTACGCCCGGAGGGAGTCGAGATGACAGCGGTGGTGTATTGTCTTACTTCATAAGGTTCTTAATTCATATTCCAAAATGTTGCATTATGTCATTCATTATGTTATTGTAGATTTAACAGAATAAATTAATAATATACTCTGACAAAAGAGTATAGTATTGTTTTGCAAAAATTTAGATTTAAGGAGACGATGTGCCAGTATTAGTTAAGGTCAAAGGAAAACAATTTTGGGTTGATAAAGGCGATACAATTACCGTGGATCGCTTTTTAGACGAAATAAATGCTAAAATTGAATTGCCGGCCGTGCTGTCTGTCGTTGAAAAATCAAAGACCACATTAACCCCAAAGGTTACAGTATCAGCGGTGGTAATGGCGCACACACAGGGAACTAAAATTCGCGTATTTAAACATCACGCCAAAAAAAGATATCGAAAAACCCAAGGGCATCGTCAGCAACAAACTATCCTAAAAATTGAGCAAATTGAGACAAAATAATGGTTTCGCCGATTCAATATTTAAAAGATGTTTATCAAGAGGTTCAACGAGTTGTTTGGCCTGCACCAAAAACGGTTTTGGCGCACACCGGCATCGTCGCTCTCTCGATGATTGGATTAATTGCCTTGGTTTCGGCAATCGATTATCTGTTTATTTCAATAATTAAAGCAATTTTGTTTAAGGGGCAACTATGAACGCCAAAAAAACACCCGCTACAAAAAATGTCGAAGTTCAGGCCGAAGTGGTAGAAGAATCAAACGCAGAGGTTACTTTCTCTTCAACTAGCCCGGTAGAAAACTGCCATTGGTATGTTATTCACACCTATTCCGGTTATGAAGAGCAAGTGGCACAGAACTTGCGACAACGTATTCAAACCATGAATATGGAAGAAAAAATTTTTAACGTGCTAGTGCCAAAAGAAAAACAGATTGAAATCAAAAATGGTAAGCGCAAAACCGTTGAAAACCGCATTTTCCCCGGTTATGTGATGGTGCAAATGGTGGTGACGGAAGATAGTTGGTACGTTGTACGTAACACACCTAACGTAACCGGATTTATTGGATTTGGCATTCATCCAACCCCAATTTCAGAAGAAGAAGTAGAACGCATTAAAAAACGAATGGGTATTGAAGAGCCAAAATATCAAATTGACTTTGATGTTGATGATTTGGTCCGTATTACAGATGGCGCGTTGAAGAACTTTGAAGCCAAAGTAATAGATGTTGATCGAACCAAAGGTAAAATTAAAGTTTCAGTAAATATGTTTGGCCGTGAAACCCCGGTAACTCTTGATTCACTTCAAGTTAAGAAGATGTAAAGGATAATAATGGCAAAAAAGATTAAACAACAAATTAAGATCCAGCTTCCGGCTGGTAAAGCGACTCCAGCCCCACCGGTTGGCCCAGTTTTGGGTGGTACCGGTATTAATATGATGGAATTTTTGACCAAGTTTAACGAACAAACTCGGGAAAAAGGTAACGCTGTTATTCCGGTAGAGTTGACTATTTACGAGGATCGGTCATTTTCATTCATCACCAAAGAGCCGCCAGTTGCGTACTTAATCAAACAGGCATTAAAAGTGGACAAAGGTTCGGCCAGTCAGCGTAAAGAAAAAATTGGCAAACTAACCAAAGATCAAGTTCGTCAAATTGCCGAGCAAAAACTTTCCGATTTATCCGCAGCCACTGTTGAAGCAGGTATGAACACCGTGGCCGGCACCGCCCGTTCGATGGGTGTTGACGTCGAAAAATAAATCAAATATTACAAAAGCCCGTAGTAGATCAGCCACCAAGGGGGAATGGGGCTGATCATCCACGGGCTTTTTGTTGTAGTTAGAATACTACCTACGTGGGGAAAAGCCAAAGGAGGGGCATAGCTTATCGACCATCGTAGATAGTATCCTAACCGCAAAGGATTGAATTATTTAGGTTAACGTGTCATTATAGCATATGGTCTTGCAGAAGTCAATAGTTGGAGTCGATTTTGAATCAAAACAACCTTTCGTTATCAATCAATCAACACGTAACACAGTCAGACATCATTCGCTGGCTAAACGATAACTGTTATTCGAGATCAGAAACCATTTCATCCTATGGACAATACTCCGTTATTGGTGATGTTATTAAGATATTTCCGGTTAATTATCCTAATCCTTTCCAAATATCTTTTTACGGTGATCTTATAGAAAGTATGCAAAAGTATGCAGATGATCAGAAAACACTAGTTGACCACATGAACATATCACCTAACATTGTAGACTCGGACGAGTTGCGCTTTGAGCCTGGGCAGTACGTCGTGCACGTAGATCATGGTATCGGATTGTTCAAAACGCTCGGACTTCGTCGCACAGATCAATTTGTAGAAAATAATCTGAGCCATCGCTTAGAATACCAACCATTTCTGATTATTGAGTATGCCGATGGGGGAGAGTTATTTGTCCCGCCAGAACAATCCGGCAAATTAACGCACTATGTTGGCGCGCGTCATCCGGTTTTAAGCAAACTGGGATCTCAACGTTGGCAAACCACCAAAAAGAAAATTGAAGAAAGCTTATTTAAAATGTCGCGTGAGCTGCTATTAATTGCGGCAAAACGTCAGATAAAACAAAGATCGCCACTTAAAATTCAAGGCGATTGGATAAAGTTGATGTCGGATCAATTCCCGTACGATGAAACCGACGATCAGTACAAAGCAATTGAAGCGGTGCTGTCTGATTTATCATCAACCAGAATAATGGATCGTCTTATTTGCGGCGACGCTGGTTTTGGCAAGACCGAGGTGGCGGTGCGGGCGGCGGGGGCTTGTGCAAGCGCCGGATATCAAGTGGCAATTCTAACTCCAACTACCATCTTGGCGCGTCAGCACACTGCCACTTTTACAAATCGTTTAGCCAGTTTGCCGATCAATATTGTAGAACTAAGCCGGTTTGTATCCGAAAAAGATCAGCAAAGCGCGATAGAACGAATCTCATCCGGTAAAGCCGACATTATTATTGGTACTCACAGATTGTTATCAAAAGATGTTAAATTTCATAACCTGGGAATGTTGATTGTGGACGAGGAGCAGAAATTTGGAGTAAAACACAAAGAAGCCATCAAACATCAACGCGCCGAAGTGGATGTGCTAACGTTGTCCGCAACCCCAATTCCGCGGACGTTATTCCTGGGCCTGTCTGGGTTACGTGATATTAGTTTGATCGTCTCACCGCCCAAAAAGCGTCTGCCAACTATTTCCAAAGTTGGAAAAACCGACGAAGGAATAATCATTCAAGCACTAAAAGAGGAAAAAGCGCGAGGAGGACAATCGTTTATTTTGCATAATGAAGTTGAAACAATTTCTAACCGAGTTGATCAGCTTAGAAAACAATTGCCAGATCATGTAATTAAATTTGCTCACGGGCAGATGCCAGAGAACCAGCTTGCCAACACTATGTCCGAGATGATTAACGGCAAAATTGATGTATTGGTTACCTCGACTATTATTGAAAACGGTTTGGATATTCCAAATGCCAATACCTTGATTGTGGAAAAAGCCGATCATTTTGGTTTGTCTGATCTGTATCAAATTAGAGGACGAATTGGCCGGAGTGATAAGCAATCATACGCCTACT is part of the Patescibacteria group bacterium genome and encodes:
- the ileS gene encoding isoleucine--tRNA ligase, whose amino-acid sequence is MFKSVDPKVSFPSLEEEILKYWDTEKIFEKVQAKNKDGKPYVFFEGPPTANAKPGIHHVESRVFKDLFPRYKSMQGRFVDRKAGWDTQGLPVELQVEKKLGLKNKKEIEAFGIAKFNAECQKDVWTFMQDWEKLTKRIGFWLDLNHPYITYTNEYIESVWAVIKAASEQTDGLGQPLLYQGYKVVPYCTRCGTALSSHEVAQGYKLVNENSVFIKFKLTEKLQGKAAFVIGWTTTPWTLPGNVALAVGQDIDYAVIDVANDERYVIGTDVWGDVQKRAAMGIDGAKLVSTIKGKELVGLSYQPLFSGAVKSNQNAFKIYSADFVNTSEGTGIVHTAVMYGEDDYNLGVQEKLPTEHTVGEDGRFLSHLGELSGMYVKSHDTENIILDHLKRNDNLMAEMPYSHDYPFCWRCDTALLYYARSSWFIRMSALKDKLVKNGETINWEPKTIKTGRMLEWLENIKDWAISRERYWGTPLPIWICPENHLTVIGSLKELSDFGGKAPDDLHRPEIDSVKFACPTCGQLATRVLEVADVWLDSGSMPFAQWGYPHLPGSQELVKNHFPADYISEAIDQTRGWFYTLLAVSTLLGFEAPYKNVICLGHLLDEHGKKMSKSKGNIVDPMLLLDKYGADAIRLYFYSVNPPGEPKLFAEKDLQTVQRRTLMILWNIYSYFVTYANESKWAKKNTTKPSDNVLDIWIKSRLNQLVLVVTKSLDKYDVLTASREIIDFVDDLSTWYLRRSRNRTNELNSETDKNHFFDTMFDVLVTLSKVIAPFTPFIAEKIHTDLIGESVHLQQWPNSETVDEKIIQSMKTVRQIVSVGLEARMAAGVKVRQKLGKAYVQLKSDVLVDSDFTSLITDELNIDNIEFVTTAVSDKNLIQSGSNAIKLWLDATITLELEKDGMIRELVRSIQDWRKTNALTVSDTINVLWNSSDEIIQSMMSDHQYLDMVQKSTRSTVKHQPNLGDQFIQVDLNGRKIDLQFKK
- the rodA gene encoding rod shape-determining protein RodA, whose protein sequence is MFSKLKSVDLLLFLFPIMLWIIGCVVLWSLTFASTDIGTHNLAIKQVEFGVIGIISMIILSLVDYRSLRSNVIIICVVTVALLIAVELVGKTSLGATRWLDLKFFQLQPSELAKMALIITLSAFLSPRLDNPNFKTLFAALFILIVPLGLVITQPDLGTAMILVAIFLGLIFMLKLRRAHYAVILISILLVLTASVLAFYRVAPFSNLLHDYQRNRVETFLNPESDPLGKGYNVRQAVIAIGNGGLWGKGLGQEVGHLSQLNFLPKAYTDFIFAATAESVGFVGAALVLFVYAGIFWRIIIAAVTAKDNFANLICFGFSLMLLFSVLVNVGMNLGIMPVTGIPLPFISAGGTALIVNFMLLGIIQSIIIRRKAIKFD
- the secE gene encoding preprotein translocase subunit SecE, with product MVSPIQYLKDVYQEVQRVVWPAPKTVLAHTGIVALSMIGLIALVSAIDYLFISIIKAILFKGQL
- a CDS encoding DUF167 domain-containing protein produces the protein MDKSNQKILVKVMPFAKSVRVEPILGGLKIWLTAKPVDGEANKQLIEVLADYLQVPKSAIQIKSGENGRTKLIIVTK
- the rplK gene encoding 50S ribosomal protein L11 — encoded protein: MAKKIKQQIKIQLPAGKATPAPPVGPVLGGTGINMMEFLTKFNEQTREKGNAVIPVELTIYEDRSFSFITKEPPVAYLIKQALKVDKGSASQRKEKIGKLTKDQVRQIAEQKLSDLSAATVEAGMNTVAGTARSMGVDVEK
- the nusG gene encoding transcription termination/antitermination protein NusG, with amino-acid sequence MNAKKTPATKNVEVQAEVVEESNAEVTFSSTSPVENCHWYVIHTYSGYEEQVAQNLRQRIQTMNMEEKIFNVLVPKEKQIEIKNGKRKTVENRIFPGYVMVQMVVTEDSWYVVRNTPNVTGFIGFGIHPTPISEEEVERIKKRMGIEEPKYQIDFDVDDLVRITDGALKNFEAKVIDVDRTKGKIKVSVNMFGRETPVTLDSLQVKKM
- the rplU gene encoding 50S ribosomal protein L21; this encodes MPVLVKVKGKQFWVDKGDTITVDRFLDEINAKIELPAVLSVVEKSKTTLTPKVTVSAVVMAHTQGTKIRVFKHHAKKRYRKTQGHRQQQTILKIEQIETK
- a CDS encoding DEAD/DEAH box helicase, producing the protein MNQNNLSLSINQHVTQSDIIRWLNDNCYSRSETISSYGQYSVIGDVIKIFPVNYPNPFQISFYGDLIESMQKYADDQKTLVDHMNISPNIVDSDELRFEPGQYVVHVDHGIGLFKTLGLRRTDQFVENNLSHRLEYQPFLIIEYADGGELFVPPEQSGKLTHYVGARHPVLSKLGSQRWQTTKKKIEESLFKMSRELLLIAAKRQIKQRSPLKIQGDWIKLMSDQFPYDETDDQYKAIEAVLSDLSSTRIMDRLICGDAGFGKTEVAVRAAGACASAGYQVAILTPTTILARQHTATFTNRLASLPINIVELSRFVSEKDQQSAIERISSGKADIIIGTHRLLSKDVKFHNLGMLIVDEEQKFGVKHKEAIKHQRAEVDVLTLSATPIPRTLFLGLSGLRDISLIVSPPKKRLPTISKVGKTDEGIIIQALKEEKARGGQSFILHNEVETISNRVDQLRKQLPDHVIKFAHGQMPENQLANTMSEMINGKIDVLVTSTIIENGLDIPNANTLIVEKADHFGLSDLYQIRGRIGRSDKQSYAYFFYAVPELSQLARQRFTALLESDQLGSGYTIATRDLEIRGGGNVLGKEQHGNMEAVGLSLYTKMLQLVIKKMQERA